DNA sequence from the Tissierella sp. MB52-C2 genome:
ATAGTTCATGAGAAAGTATTTACAGAGGAAAGTCAAAAACTAGCTAAAGAAAAAAATATTTCTGTTATTGTCGGATTAGGCGCTAGTCCTGGATTGATTCCTTTAATGGCTATGAATAGTGCCAATGAATTAGATAAAGTTGAAGATATTAATATATATATGGCTATTAATAATAGAGAGCCAGAAGGTCCTGCTGTATTAGATCATACTATTGAAAACTTTTTTGGACAAGTTCCATTAATAAAAGATGGAGAGAAAATTTACGAAAATGGCTTTGAAGGAAAAGAAGTTTATGATTTTGGGCCTCCTTTTGGAAATTTATTAGTGTCTACAATGGGACATCCAGAAGTATTTTCATTACCAAGAGTTCTTCCAGAAATTAAAAATCTTGTAATAAAGCTTGGAGTATTCCCAAGCCAAATCCTTGAATTATTTAGCATATTTTCAGCAGTAGGTTTAGCTAGTAAAAAACCATTAATGGTAAATGGTATGGAAGTTGTACCTCGTGACTTTTTAATAAGTCTACTTATGTCTCATCCACCTAGAACTGAACTTCTAGAAGGTGAGCCAGAAACTATTTATTCTGCTACTTCTGTTGAAGTTAAGGGAACAAAGGATAATTATCATGTAACACATAAATATGATTTTCTATCTCAAATGGGTCCAGTAACTAGTATTCCTTTAGCTCTAGGAGCCGAAATGCTTGCTCAAGGTAAGATAGATAAAACTGGAATATTAGTTCCAGAAGAATGTTTAGATCCAAAATCCTTCATTGATAATGTAATAGAAAGAGCTAAGAACAACAACTATCCTATCACACTTAAAAAGGAAATAAAAATTAATAGTGAATGGATTTAAGATATCATAAGTCATCTCTAAGTGAAAATGAGCTTTTCTTAAGGGAGATTAACGATTAAATATAAAGGGAGTGTTCTTCTATTTATTATATAGAGAGCACTCCCTTATATTTGTATATATTATAGATAACCAACATCATAATGAAAAAATACACGTTCGTGCTGTTTCGAATATGGATAACTCCTACAATTCATTCAGCTACAAAATCCTAAAATTTATAAACTCGCTACGCTCAAACATATAAATTTCTTTACGGATTTTATAGCTTCATTCATTGGGAGTTATTCCATATTCTGCAAATGCACTCTCTTAGTACTTTTTATTATGATTTCATGTTGGTTATCTATATAAACGTTAAATTATCACATGGATTTCTTATAAAATATTACTATTTTATATCTCAAGTTTCCTAAATTATCTACGTTCCAATTCTTTATAGAAACTCTTTTATTAGGCTTTATCTAGGGAAGAACCCTTCTTGCAGTATAATAGCTACTTGCATAGTATCCTGATGCAAGAGTAGTTATCTTTACTACATCTCCTGATTGAGGAGCGTGTACGAAATTTCCATCTCCTACATATATTCCTACATGATTTATATTTCTACCATCTCTTGCAAAAAGAACTAAATCTCCGTATTTTAAATCCTTCTTTGCCACTTGGGTTCCAGCTGTTATTTGCTCTCTTGATGTTCTTGGTATTGTTATACCAAGTCTACCAAATATATATTGAGTTAAACCAGAACAATCAAAACTATTAGGCCCTACTGCACCCCATACATAAGGTTTTCCCATTTGTTGTGATATAATATTTTTTATTTTGGCACTTGAATCATTTTCTTGACTATTTAGCTGCCTGCTTGTCCCGCCTCTTGATATGGTTATACCATTTCTTGATGCTCTGTCAGATGCAATTACTTTATCATATGCTCTCATTGCAAAGGCAATTGCCTGCTCTCTGCTAGTATAGCCTTGAGGGTCAAATTCCTGCTCAGCAACGCCATTTATAATTTCTGCACCATATAAATAGTTTATAGCTTGTCTTGCCCAACTAGAAATTTTATTATAATCATTAAATTCGTAGTCATTAGAATTTGAG
Encoded proteins:
- a CDS encoding saccharopine dehydrogenase NADP-binding domain-containing protein yields the protein MKIVVLGGSGAQGIFAVESLLKGNVFDEIVLAGRNLEKIEKVIKQFNSPKLSAAQVDIFNKEKLMDLICSADIVANCTGPYYLLGEQIINATIEAGVNYVDYCDDVIVHEKVFTEESQKLAKEKNISVIVGLGASPGLIPLMAMNSANELDKVEDINIYMAINNREPEGPAVLDHTIENFFGQVPLIKDGEKIYENGFEGKEVYDFGPPFGNLLVSTMGHPEVFSLPRVLPEIKNLVIKLGVFPSQILELFSIFSAVGLASKKPLMVNGMEVVPRDFLISLLMSHPPRTELLEGEPETIYSATSVEVKGTKDNYHVTHKYDFLSQMGPVTSIPLALGAEMLAQGKIDKTGILVPEECLDPKSFIDNVIERAKNNNYPITLKKEIKINSEWI
- a CDS encoding NlpC/P60 family protein, which produces MISRLKRFWLMLILTVMVVAIIPKNTYANLELSQNKGGIPSNWARLEIEKAKERDILPEKIQGDYRGNITREEFTELAVRLYQVLSKKEIGLQGESPFIDTKNPYITMANKLGIIDGKGDGTFGSNENVTREEVSVILYRTLQTAKPRYDYSNSNDYEFNDYNKISSWARQAINYLYGAEIINGVAEQEFDPQGYTSREQAIAFAMRAYDKVIASDRASRNGITISRGGTSRQLNSQENDSSAKIKNIISQQMGKPYVWGAVGPNSFDCSGLTQYIFGRLGITIPRTSREQITAGTQVAKKDLKYGDLVLFARDGRNINHVGIYVGDGNFVHAPQSGDVVKITTLASGYYASSYYTARRVLP